The following are encoded together in the Mycolicibacterium arabiense genome:
- a CDS encoding ammonium transporter, which produces MQELDPAATAWLLVATAMVLLMTPGLAIFYGGMVRTTGVLNMIMMSFISIPLVTVAWLLFGYTLAFTGDGAGGLIGTLEHMGLAGIAPDDLHGSVPELLFATFQLTFAIITAALISGAIADRAKFAAWVLFVPIWTVAVYAVVAHWVWAPGGWLFKLGALDYAGGLVVEIVSGASALALALVLGPRIGFKKDAMRPHNLPFVLLGVGLLWFGWFGFNAGSALAANGTASAIFLNTLVAGCLGMLGWLGVEQVRDGRPTTFGAASGVVAGLVAITPSCGTVNTLGAVVVGLLAGIVCSFAIGLKFRFGYDDSLDVVGVHFVGGVVGVLLIGLLATSVMTGGPEGLLYGGGVTQLGKQALGAVVVAAYAFGVSYGLAKLIDRLIGFRVSADDETTGVDFTQHAETAYAEGVHGHLPSRRPGTLGDLGAPRREAADEN; this is translated from the coding sequence ATGCAAGAACTCGATCCCGCAGCGACGGCATGGTTGCTGGTCGCCACCGCCATGGTCCTGTTAATGACGCCCGGCCTGGCGATCTTCTACGGCGGCATGGTGCGCACCACCGGCGTGCTGAACATGATCATGATGAGCTTCATCTCGATCCCCCTGGTGACGGTCGCGTGGCTGCTGTTCGGCTACACCCTGGCCTTCACCGGCGACGGAGCCGGCGGATTGATCGGCACGCTCGAGCACATGGGCCTGGCCGGGATCGCCCCCGACGACCTGCACGGCAGCGTGCCGGAGCTGCTGTTCGCGACGTTCCAGCTGACCTTCGCGATCATCACCGCGGCGCTCATCTCCGGTGCGATCGCCGACCGCGCCAAGTTCGCCGCGTGGGTGTTGTTCGTGCCGATCTGGACGGTCGCCGTCTACGCCGTCGTCGCGCACTGGGTCTGGGCGCCGGGCGGCTGGCTGTTCAAGCTCGGCGCACTCGACTACGCCGGCGGGCTGGTCGTCGAAATCGTCTCGGGTGCATCGGCATTGGCGCTAGCCCTGGTCCTCGGGCCGCGCATCGGGTTCAAGAAGGACGCGATGCGACCGCACAACCTGCCGTTCGTGCTGCTGGGCGTCGGGTTGCTGTGGTTCGGTTGGTTCGGCTTCAACGCGGGCTCGGCGCTCGCCGCCAACGGCACCGCGTCGGCGATCTTCCTCAACACCCTCGTAGCCGGATGCCTCGGCATGCTCGGCTGGCTGGGCGTCGAGCAGGTCCGCGACGGGCGACCGACGACGTTCGGCGCCGCGTCCGGCGTGGTGGCCGGGCTCGTCGCGATCACCCCGTCGTGCGGAACGGTCAACACTCTCGGCGCCGTCGTCGTCGGCCTCCTCGCCGGCATCGTCTGCTCGTTCGCGATCGGGCTGAAGTTCCGCTTCGGCTACGACGACTCGCTCGACGTCGTCGGCGTGCACTTCGTCGGCGGCGTGGTCGGTGTGCTGCTGATCGGCTTGCTCGCCACGTCGGTGATGACCGGCGGACCCGAGGGGCTGCTCTACGGCGGAGGGGTCACTCAGCTCGGCAAGCAGGCGCTGGGAGCAGTGGTGGTCGCGGCGTACGCGTTCGGAGTCTCCTACGGCCTCGCGAAGCTGATCGACCGTCTCATCGGCTTCCGTGTCAGCGCCGACGACGAGACCACCGGCGTCGACTTCACCCAGCACGCGGAGACGGCCTACGCCGAGGGTGTGCACGGCCACCTGCCGTCGCGTCGACCCGGCACGCTGGGTGACTTGGGCGCCCCTCGGCGGGAAGCTGCCGACGAGAACTGA
- the dcd gene encoding dCTP deaminase, with the protein MLLSDRDIRAEITAGRLGIDPFDDGMIQPSSVDVRLDNLFRVFNNTRYTHIDPALRQDDLTTLVEPKEDEPFVLHPGEFVLGSTLERCTLPDDLAGRLEGKSSLGRLGLLTHSTAGFIDPGFSGHITLELSNVANLPITLWPGMKIGQLCLLRLSSPAEHPYGSSKVGSKYQGQRGPTPSKSYLNFVKH; encoded by the coding sequence GTGCTGCTCTCCGATCGCGACATCCGCGCCGAGATCACCGCCGGCCGGCTGGGCATCGACCCGTTCGACGACGGCATGATCCAGCCCTCCAGCGTCGACGTCCGGTTGGACAACCTGTTCCGCGTCTTCAACAACACGCGCTACACCCACATCGACCCGGCGCTGCGCCAGGACGACCTCACCACGCTCGTCGAGCCCAAGGAAGACGAACCGTTCGTGCTGCACCCGGGGGAGTTCGTCCTGGGATCCACGCTCGAACGGTGCACGCTGCCCGACGATCTCGCGGGCCGCCTCGAGGGCAAGTCGTCGCTGGGGCGTCTCGGCCTGCTCACTCACTCGACGGCGGGGTTCATCGACCCGGGGTTCAGCGGCCACATCACCCTCGAGCTGTCGAACGTCGCCAACCTGCCGATCACGCTCTGGCCGGGCATGAAGATCGGCCAGCTGTGCCTGCTGCGCCTGTCCAGCCCCGCCGAGCACCCGTACGGCAGCTCGAAGGTCGGGTCGAAGTATCAGGGCCAGCGCGGGCCGACGCCGTCGAAGTCCTACCTGAACTTCGTCAAGCACTGA
- a CDS encoding sugar transferase, whose protein sequence is MLETPDGSDAGPDVGRSYRSRREQWQAEYVRNLRVSDVVVLGAAFATADGIRFGLFGSARELAWSALSGIDYSVVGVVLAGLWLTLLAVVGSRSRRILGHGTEEYRRVVSSALVLFSLVAFLSLVFNIDPANGYIAIALPVGLLGLLANRGMWRSYAARQRVKGRYQTSLLVVGRESAAIDIANKFVLDARLGYEVVGLCTPTAPSVDATLVGSRHVPFVGTDRAVLDAVQASGADTVALSPTDHLNPLAIRRLIWDLEAFGIDLIVAAGLMDVAAERIRSQPVAGMAMLLIDEPQYDQANAWGKRVFDVAFAATALLCAAPLLAIAFVLIKVTSRGPAFYVAERVGMGGNVFGMLKFRSMVVGADAQLPGMLAAAGHDGLYFKVKDDPRVTRVGRILRKFSIDELPQFLNVLAGDMSVVGPRPQSPEEVTTYDDLVRRRLLVRPGLTGLWQVSGRSDVPAEDATRFDLSYVENWSMAQDLVIIGRTVAVVLRGRGAY, encoded by the coding sequence GTGCTCGAGACGCCCGACGGGTCCGACGCAGGCCCCGACGTGGGCCGGTCCTACCGTTCCCGTCGCGAGCAGTGGCAGGCCGAGTATGTGCGCAACCTGCGCGTAAGCGACGTCGTCGTGCTCGGTGCCGCATTTGCGACCGCCGACGGGATTCGGTTCGGCCTATTTGGCAGCGCCCGCGAACTCGCCTGGTCCGCTCTTTCCGGCATCGACTACTCCGTCGTCGGTGTCGTGCTCGCGGGACTTTGGTTGACACTGCTTGCGGTCGTCGGCAGTCGCTCGCGCCGCATTCTCGGTCACGGCACGGAGGAGTACCGCCGGGTCGTCTCGTCGGCGCTGGTGCTGTTCAGCCTGGTCGCCTTCCTTTCCCTGGTCTTCAACATCGACCCGGCCAACGGCTACATCGCGATCGCGCTGCCCGTCGGCTTGCTCGGCCTGCTCGCCAACCGCGGAATGTGGCGCTCGTATGCCGCCCGGCAACGGGTCAAGGGTCGCTATCAGACGTCATTGCTGGTCGTTGGGCGTGAATCGGCCGCCATCGACATCGCCAACAAGTTCGTCCTCGATGCCCGGCTCGGCTACGAAGTCGTCGGCCTCTGCACGCCCACGGCTCCGTCTGTGGACGCAACGCTGGTCGGCTCTCGTCACGTACCGTTCGTCGGCACCGACCGCGCCGTCCTCGACGCGGTACAGGCCAGTGGGGCCGACACGGTGGCACTCTCGCCCACTGACCACCTGAACCCGTTGGCGATTCGACGGCTCATATGGGACCTGGAGGCCTTTGGCATCGACCTCATCGTCGCCGCGGGACTCATGGACGTCGCGGCAGAACGAATCAGGAGTCAGCCGGTCGCGGGAATGGCCATGCTGCTCATCGACGAGCCGCAGTACGACCAGGCCAACGCGTGGGGAAAGCGCGTCTTCGACGTCGCCTTCGCGGCCACGGCGCTGCTGTGCGCCGCCCCGCTGCTGGCGATTGCCTTTGTCTTGATCAAGGTCACCAGCCGCGGTCCGGCCTTCTACGTGGCTGAGCGAGTCGGCATGGGCGGCAACGTCTTCGGCATGCTCAAGTTCCGCAGCATGGTCGTCGGCGCCGACGCGCAGCTGCCCGGCATGCTGGCGGCGGCCGGGCACGATGGGCTGTACTTCAAGGTCAAGGACGACCCGCGCGTCACCCGGGTCGGGCGAATCCTGCGGAAGTTCAGCATCGACGAGCTACCGCAGTTCCTGAACGTGCTCGCTGGCGACATGAGCGTCGTCGGTCCGCGCCCGCAGTCCCCGGAAGAGGTCACGACCTACGACGACCTGGTCCGGCGTCGGCTGCTGGTCCGCCCGGGTCTGACGGGCCTGTGGCAGGTGAGCGGTCGATCCGACGTCCCTGCGGAGGACGCGACCCGGTTCGATCTGTCCTACGTCGAGAACTGGTCGATGGCCCAAGACCTGGTCATCATCGGCCGCACCGTGGCGGTGGTGCTGCGCGGACGCGGCGCATACTGA
- a CDS encoding DUF2127 domain-containing protein, producing the protein MSTPRSTRRWELLFCAFAGHATFAPDDPTLSDRLHGTTGVGEAWRCLRCGDFALGPALATGPTSAAPKILRGKALRQVVIVRVLAVERLIRALLLALAAWGVWKFRDEQLSLQAVFDRDLPLLRQSGFRVDEMSLVHTVEKALAAPPSTLALLVAALGAYAVLELIEAAGLWLLKRWGEYFAVVATSVFLPLEVYDLANGVTITRVLTFAVNVAAVVYLLVSKRLFGLRGGRAAYEAERRGEQLLDLERAAATRPT; encoded by the coding sequence GTGTCGACACCTCGCAGCACCCGACGCTGGGAGCTGCTCTTCTGCGCGTTCGCGGGCCACGCCACGTTCGCACCCGACGACCCGACGCTCTCGGACAGGCTGCACGGCACGACCGGCGTCGGCGAGGCGTGGCGGTGCCTGCGCTGCGGCGACTTCGCACTCGGGCCGGCCCTCGCCACGGGCCCGACGAGCGCGGCGCCGAAGATTTTGCGCGGCAAGGCGCTACGGCAGGTGGTGATCGTCCGGGTGCTGGCGGTCGAGCGCCTCATCCGCGCACTGCTGCTCGCACTGGCCGCGTGGGGCGTCTGGAAGTTCCGCGACGAGCAGCTGTCGCTGCAGGCGGTATTCGACCGTGATCTGCCGCTGCTACGACAGTCCGGCTTCCGTGTCGACGAGATGAGCCTCGTCCACACCGTCGAGAAAGCGCTTGCTGCACCACCTTCGACGCTCGCGCTGCTGGTCGCCGCGCTCGGCGCGTACGCCGTTCTCGAGTTGATCGAGGCGGCCGGGCTGTGGCTACTCAAGCGGTGGGGCGAGTACTTCGCCGTCGTCGCCACTTCGGTGTTCCTGCCGCTGGAGGTCTACGACCTAGCCAATGGCGTCACGATCACCCGCGTCCTGACCTTTGCCGTCAACGTCGCCGCCGTGGTCTACCTGCTGGTGTCGAAGCGATTGTTCGGCCTCCGTGGCGGGCGCGCGGCCTACGAAGCCGAACGGCGCGGAGAGCAACTCCTCGACCTCGAGCGCGCCGCTGCGACAAGGCCGACGTAG
- a CDS encoding DNA adenine methylase, giving the protein MAKVGVNGAIAETLSLIEVKAAPARPSPAVLRYPGSKWSLAGAIIQHFGPHYHYVEPFFGSGAVFFSKDPSPHEVINDTNGSVVNLFRALRDHTEDLCWALEATPWSRDEYVDSDVPTGDPVEDARRFVVRCWQAHASDLAKKTGWKSRGVKQRAGGMSHRWQKVPDQLRVLAWRLSDAEIDHRPAIEVIKRHAGADCLIYADPPYVHSSRTQTMYGFEMTDDEHVELLDTLRAHPGPVVLSAYATDLYAGMLSDWTTYELKPPKVEKGAARTEVLWVKPA; this is encoded by the coding sequence GTGGCGAAGGTCGGAGTAAACGGGGCTATTGCAGAGACGCTCTCGCTTATCGAAGTGAAGGCCGCGCCTGCGCGGCCCTCACCGGCAGTATTGCGATATCCGGGATCGAAGTGGTCGCTTGCGGGCGCGATCATTCAGCACTTTGGACCGCACTACCACTACGTTGAGCCGTTCTTCGGGAGTGGTGCGGTGTTCTTCTCGAAGGACCCATCACCGCACGAGGTCATCAACGACACGAATGGCTCAGTCGTCAATTTGTTCCGCGCGCTTCGCGACCATACTGAAGATCTCTGCTGGGCACTGGAAGCAACACCGTGGTCACGTGATGAATACGTCGACTCGGACGTTCCGACCGGCGACCCGGTGGAGGACGCGCGACGATTCGTGGTGCGGTGCTGGCAAGCGCATGCGAGCGACCTCGCGAAGAAAACCGGTTGGAAGAGTCGCGGAGTCAAACAGCGGGCAGGCGGGATGAGCCACCGCTGGCAGAAGGTCCCAGACCAACTACGAGTACTTGCCTGGCGGCTCAGCGACGCGGAGATTGATCACCGCCCAGCAATCGAAGTCATCAAACGGCACGCGGGCGCAGACTGCCTGATCTACGCGGACCCGCCTTACGTCCATAGCTCGCGGACGCAGACGATGTATGGGTTCGAGATGACGGACGACGAGCACGTTGAGTTGCTCGACACTCTTCGCGCGCACCCGGGGCCGGTAGTCCTAAGTGCCTACGCGACAGACCTTTACGCTGGGATGCTGTCCGATTGGACTACTTACGAATTGAAGCCGCCCAAAGTCGAGAAGGGTGCCGCACGCACAGAAGTTTTGTGGGTGAAACCCGCCTAA
- a CDS encoding EVE domain-containing protein, giving the protein MTWFVCTISKGEPENWDLCKSTELWGIPGKSKLGFTAKEGDHLLFWLGGRGYAGIGTVTGEARVAKRSSEIPWAGGLARWSYLIPIRFDLEVKQPLFIGFVRSHQHETDFTLDKFQRGFAPVPDEPAEMIAERLRSRSVDERAIGTSQS; this is encoded by the coding sequence ATGACCTGGTTTGTCTGCACGATCTCCAAGGGTGAACCCGAGAACTGGGACCTCTGCAAGTCGACCGAGTTGTGGGGCATTCCTGGGAAGTCGAAGTTGGGATTTACTGCAAAGGAAGGGGACCACCTTCTCTTCTGGCTGGGCGGCCGTGGCTACGCAGGGATCGGCACGGTGACGGGTGAAGCTCGGGTTGCTAAGCGAAGCAGTGAAATTCCGTGGGCGGGCGGCCTCGCACGGTGGTCTTACCTCATCCCCATCCGCTTCGATCTAGAGGTCAAACAGCCTCTGTTCATCGGGTTCGTTCGGAGCCACCAGCACGAGACCGATTTCACCTTGGACAAGTTCCAGCGCGGCTTCGCGCCGGTTCCCGACGAGCCAGCCGAGATGATCGCCGAACGCCTTCGGTCACGCAGCGTCGACGAGCGTGCGATTGGGACGTCTCAGTCGTAG
- a CDS encoding tyrosine-type recombinase/integrase, with amino-acid sequence MAGIQKRVRLSGTTTYVVRWYAADGTERSKGGFRTRKDAKAFAAKADAETLTGMDFDPGKGKMLFRDAAAIWLESRRADTRNNAENHRYALAPAATRRGDGKTLGIDAVFGGYPLNKITREYIQAWVNRLTEAGKKPSTVRHAFRTVRMVLEQAVVDGRLPKSPAEYIKLPTETGTNGGQVGVVVDRAQFLTPAQVSAVVAATPWPYNVLVHVAAWAGLRAAELGGLTIANVELPEPPLNPNVPTKPGTLRVEQAARAKGAAIEYGPLKTKQSYRRVPLTAETTDLLRDYLAEHPRSNEPTAPLFPGTTLTRPRTTGVPTTTAAPGAANAGGEEVPPKATAKARARRQADALAALTVEDAEKRLVLDWSTPLRHATFYKAVYRPAVLRANRLTPSAKLDPDQSFHSLRHTYASLCLAAGIRPIDIAELMGHRDVKTTLTVYAHLINTDDHTGNMTALGALAAPAQDPSYSNVIPLHG; translated from the coding sequence ATGGCCGGGATACAGAAGCGCGTACGCTTGAGCGGCACAACGACTTACGTCGTGCGGTGGTACGCCGCAGACGGCACCGAGCGGAGCAAGGGTGGGTTCCGTACCCGCAAGGACGCCAAGGCGTTCGCGGCGAAGGCCGACGCCGAGACGCTGACGGGCATGGACTTCGACCCCGGCAAAGGCAAGATGCTGTTCCGGGACGCGGCGGCGATCTGGTTGGAGTCGAGAAGGGCCGACACCCGCAACAACGCTGAGAACCACCGCTACGCGCTCGCCCCGGCCGCAACCCGACGCGGCGACGGCAAGACGCTTGGCATTGACGCCGTATTCGGCGGCTACCCGCTCAACAAGATCACCCGCGAGTACATCCAGGCGTGGGTCAACCGGCTCACCGAGGCGGGCAAGAAGCCGTCCACCGTCCGGCATGCGTTCCGGACTGTCCGCATGGTCTTGGAGCAGGCCGTCGTGGATGGCCGGCTGCCCAAGAGCCCCGCCGAGTACATCAAGCTGCCTACCGAGACTGGAACCAACGGGGGCCAGGTCGGCGTAGTCGTGGACCGGGCGCAGTTCCTCACGCCCGCACAGGTTTCCGCCGTCGTCGCGGCGACGCCCTGGCCCTACAACGTCCTGGTTCACGTCGCGGCCTGGGCAGGGTTGCGCGCGGCGGAACTCGGCGGGCTCACCATCGCGAACGTCGAACTGCCAGAACCGCCGTTGAACCCGAACGTCCCGACCAAGCCGGGCACCTTGCGCGTCGAGCAGGCAGCACGCGCAAAGGGTGCGGCCATCGAGTACGGCCCGCTCAAGACCAAGCAGAGCTATCGGCGCGTGCCGCTCACCGCCGAGACGACCGACTTGCTGCGGGACTACCTCGCGGAGCATCCGCGCTCGAACGAGCCGACAGCCCCGCTGTTCCCCGGTACGACGTTGACGCGTCCCCGGACTACCGGAGTACCGACGACGACCGCCGCACCGGGAGCGGCGAATGCGGGCGGTGAAGAGGTGCCGCCGAAGGCCACCGCGAAGGCCCGCGCGCGACGACAGGCGGACGCCTTGGCCGCACTCACCGTGGAGGACGCGGAGAAGCGGTTGGTGCTGGACTGGTCGACGCCGCTGCGCCACGCGACGTTCTATAAGGCCGTCTACCGACCTGCGGTGCTGCGCGCCAACCGGCTGACGCCATCCGCGAAGCTCGACCCCGACCAGTCGTTCCACTCGCTCCGCCACACGTACGCGAGCCTCTGTCTCGCGGCGGGCATCCGGCCCATCGACATCGCCGAACTCATGGGCCATCGAGACGTCAAGACGACGCTGACCGTCTACGCCCACCTGATCAACACCGACGACCACACCGGGAACATGACCGCCCTGGGCGCTCTTGCCGCCCCGGCCCAGGATCCCAGCTACAGCAATGTGATTCCGCTACACGGTTGA
- a CDS encoding recombinase family protein, producing the protein MESKLYFGYSRVSTDEQADSRNGLEAQRSAVDAEAARRGWTVEHLADEGASGKYINANLQEALQLLASGQGDGLIVAKLDRLARSIVHAANIIDAAQAQGWSLVVLDINLDLSTAAGRMMARTVVNFAEYERELISERTKAGLAAKKARGERIGRPRLATAGVVRRIVLDRNAGLSFGRIARALEAEAILSPAGRPTWQQSTVRRIYQSATATSELEAAS; encoded by the coding sequence ATGGAATCGAAGCTGTACTTCGGCTACTCGCGCGTTAGTACCGACGAGCAAGCGGACAGCCGCAACGGGCTCGAAGCGCAGCGATCGGCCGTCGACGCCGAGGCCGCGCGGCGTGGCTGGACGGTGGAGCACCTCGCGGACGAGGGCGCAAGCGGCAAGTACATCAACGCCAATCTGCAGGAAGCGTTGCAGTTGCTCGCGTCGGGCCAGGGCGACGGGCTGATCGTGGCGAAGCTCGATCGCTTGGCTCGATCAATCGTCCATGCCGCCAACATTATCGACGCGGCGCAGGCGCAAGGCTGGTCGCTGGTCGTGCTCGATATCAACCTGGACCTGTCGACAGCTGCTGGTCGCATGATGGCGCGGACCGTCGTCAACTTCGCCGAGTACGAGCGCGAGCTCATCAGCGAACGCACCAAGGCGGGCCTCGCCGCCAAGAAGGCACGCGGCGAGCGCATCGGTCGGCCGCGACTCGCGACGGCTGGCGTCGTGCGGCGCATCGTGCTCGACCGCAACGCGGGCCTGAGCTTCGGCCGCATCGCCCGCGCCTTGGAGGCCGAGGCGATCCTGTCGCCCGCTGGCAGGCCGACCTGGCAGCAGTCCACGGTTCGCCGCATCTACCAGAGTGCCACGGCTACAAGCGAATTGGAGGCAGCTTCATGA
- a CDS encoding AAA family ATPase, with product MWDALCWAMREAKAGRFSATDAVDALRERWTDAIGGQYRGRDPDEFDRMLRDAVAAADADGTCEELAARAHGFTDAETCRVALDVIDSWAPTIMNAPNDASDRSPSWAPVDVRAARDSRSVLLPTILTRADGPCLFYRGRIHSVHGETESGKSWLVQCATAECLLIGEPVLYLDFEDEAGAVAERLIRLGVPVDVVENPALFVYVHPETPPTTERERQAFDALLNGTYSLAVVDGVTDSMALFGLSGMDADDVARWHRELPKAVAHRTGAAVACVDHVAKDSQTRGRFALGSQHKIAGLSGAAYVVEMEQPFAVGQAGRASVRVGKDRPGRVRGLGTRWRKSDRTQHVADLLLDSTDTDRTVWALDPPSRGGVSTDTDGKPSKGAFRPTWFMEQVSRYWEETDDPAKRTNSKTVDAMCAERKEQGKTQHRNMWREAIKVLEAEGFAGSEDGPRDSLVYSVVKPYRQHDDPLSDEYAEAGGQDVDNWKVQLKNDHEGGEG from the coding sequence ATGTGGGATGCGCTGTGCTGGGCGATGCGGGAGGCCAAGGCGGGTCGATTCTCCGCGACGGATGCGGTGGATGCCCTACGGGAGCGGTGGACTGACGCGATAGGTGGTCAGTACCGGGGTCGTGATCCTGACGAGTTCGACCGGATGTTGCGGGACGCCGTTGCTGCAGCCGATGCGGACGGCACGTGTGAGGAGCTTGCGGCACGGGCGCACGGGTTCACTGACGCAGAGACCTGTCGCGTAGCGCTGGACGTTATTGACAGCTGGGCGCCAACGATAATGAATGCGCCGAACGACGCGAGCGATCGGAGCCCGTCATGGGCACCGGTGGACGTGCGAGCCGCGCGCGATAGTCGATCAGTCTTGCTACCAACCATTCTGACGCGGGCGGATGGGCCGTGCTTGTTCTACCGAGGCCGCATCCATTCCGTTCACGGCGAGACTGAGTCGGGCAAGTCATGGCTCGTTCAGTGCGCGACGGCGGAATGCCTCCTGATCGGAGAGCCGGTGCTGTACCTGGACTTTGAGGATGAGGCCGGGGCGGTTGCGGAGCGGTTGATTCGGTTGGGCGTGCCTGTCGATGTCGTCGAGAACCCGGCTCTGTTCGTGTACGTCCACCCTGAGACGCCGCCGACGACTGAACGCGAGAGACAGGCGTTCGATGCGTTACTCAATGGCACCTACAGCCTCGCGGTGGTTGACGGCGTGACGGACTCGATGGCTCTGTTCGGCCTATCGGGGATGGACGCTGACGACGTAGCGCGATGGCATCGCGAGCTACCGAAGGCAGTCGCGCACCGCACGGGCGCGGCAGTGGCTTGCGTGGATCATGTCGCCAAGGACTCCCAGACCCGTGGACGGTTCGCGCTCGGCAGCCAGCACAAGATTGCTGGGTTGAGCGGCGCGGCGTACGTCGTGGAGATGGAGCAGCCGTTTGCAGTTGGCCAAGCGGGCCGCGCGAGCGTCCGCGTCGGCAAGGACAGGCCGGGGCGGGTGCGGGGCTTAGGTACTCGGTGGCGGAAGTCTGATCGCACCCAACACGTCGCGGACCTTCTGTTGGATTCGACCGACACTGACCGGACGGTGTGGGCGTTGGACCCGCCCTCGCGTGGTGGCGTGTCGACCGACACGGACGGCAAGCCGAGCAAGGGAGCTTTTCGACCGACGTGGTTCATGGAGCAGGTCAGTCGCTACTGGGAGGAGACCGACGACCCGGCCAAACGCACGAACAGCAAGACAGTCGATGCGATGTGCGCCGAACGCAAGGAGCAGGGCAAGACCCAGCACCGAAACATGTGGCGTGAGGCCATCAAAGTTCTTGAAGCCGAGGGGTTCGCCGGCAGCGAGGATGGCCCGCGCGACAGCTTGGTCTACTCGGTAGTGAAACCGTATCGGCAGCATGATGATCCGCTGAGCGATGAGTATGCCGAGGCGGGTGGACAGGACGTCGACAACTGGAAAGTTCAGCTGAAGAACGACCACGAAGGTGGCGAGGGATGA